A DNA window from Barnesiella intestinihominis YIT 11860 contains the following coding sequences:
- a CDS encoding dihydroorotate dehydrogenase, whose protein sequence is MADLKVNIGGLLLKNPVMTASGTFGYGEEFADFVDLSRLGGVIVKGTTLHHREGNPYPRMAETPSGMLNAVGLQNKGVNYFIENIYPRIKDIDTHFLVNVSGSSIEDYAVTAEKIAALDKIPGIELNISCPNVKEGGMAFGTSCQSAAAVVKAVRAVYPKTLIVKLSPNVTDITEIARAVEAEGADAVSLINTLLGMAIDSNRRRPVLSTITGGLSGACVKPIALRMVWQTYHVVKIPIVGLGGIMNATDAIEFILAGASAIEVGTANFIDPQITEKIADGIDEYLDRNNIASVKELIGGLVCN, encoded by the coding sequence ATGGCAGATTTGAAAGTAAATATAGGCGGGTTGCTTTTGAAGAATCCCGTAATGACGGCATCGGGAACGTTTGGCTACGGCGAAGAATTTGCCGATTTCGTCGATTTATCTCGGCTGGGAGGAGTCATTGTAAAAGGAACGACGCTGCATCATAGAGAAGGCAACCCGTATCCACGTATGGCCGAAACGCCTTCGGGAATGCTCAACGCAGTAGGATTACAAAACAAAGGTGTCAATTACTTCATCGAAAATATATATCCTCGCATAAAAGATATCGATACCCATTTCTTGGTAAATGTATCGGGATCCTCAATAGAAGACTACGCCGTCACGGCAGAGAAAATCGCTGCATTGGACAAGATTCCGGGAATTGAGTTAAACATCTCTTGCCCGAATGTGAAAGAGGGTGGAATGGCTTTCGGGACAAGCTGCCAAAGTGCTGCCGCTGTGGTAAAAGCTGTGCGTGCCGTTTATCCTAAAACTCTGATTGTCAAACTTTCGCCAAACGTTACCGATATTACCGAGATAGCCCGAGCAGTCGAGGCCGAAGGCGCCGATGCTGTATCCTTGATCAATACTCTGCTGGGTATGGCTATTGATTCAAATCGTCGCAGGCCAGTACTCTCTACAATTACAGGGGGATTATCCGGTGCATGTGTTAAGCCCATCGCATTGCGTATGGTTTGGCAAACTTACCATGTCGTAAAAATCCCTATTGTAGGATTGGGTGGAATCATGAACGCCACCGATGCCATTGAATTTATATTGGCCGGTGCATCTGCCATAGAGGTCGGAACAGCTAACTTCATAGATCCTCAAATAACTGAAAAAATAGCGGACGGAATAGACGAATATCTCGATAGGAATAACATTGCATCCGTAAAAGAGCTTATCGGTGGCTTGGTTTGTAATTAA
- the htpG gene encoding molecular chaperone HtpG has translation MQKGTIGVTTDNIFPVIKKFLYSDHEIFLRELVSNAVDATQKLKTLSSFGDFKGELGTMNVTVSIDKNKGTLTISDRGIGMTAEEIDKYINQIAFSGAEEFLEKYKNDANAIIGHFGLGFYSSFMVSKKVEIRTLSYKEGAQAVMWSCDGSPAYEMTDIEKSERGTDIILYVDDDNKEFLEEQRIETLLKKYCRFLPVPVVFGKEQEWKDGKYVDTDKDRVINDMEPAWTRKPTDLTDEDYRKFYADLYPGIDEPLFWIHLNIDYPFKLTGILYFPKIKNNIDINRYKIQLYCNQVFVTDSVEGIVPDFLMLLQGVIDSPDIPLNVSRSYLQSDSNVKKISGYITKKVSERLQEIFNSDRKQFEEKWDDLKIFIEYGMLSDEKFYERAQKFVLLKDTEDKYYTLDEYKKLIEGNQTDKDGQLVYLYATDKEAQYSYIDTAVSRGYDVLLMNGQLDPHFIGMLEQKLEKSRFVRVDSDLIDKLIKKSDTTSNTALDEQQRDMMTSVFKSQIPAMEKSDFLVMFEPVGATAQPIVITQNEFMRRMKDMAAIQSGMAFYGELPDSYNLIVNTDHPLSQKVIADTESACKSELTPILDELKTVNEEIERLQEAKKDKKDDEIPVADKEALKHAEEKAKELRAKESDILKTYADRTPLVRQLVDLALLSNNMLKGEALSKFIKRSVEML, from the coding sequence ATGCAAAAAGGTACAATTGGGGTTACAACCGACAATATCTTCCCCGTCATTAAAAAATTTTTGTATAGCGACCATGAAATATTTTTAAGGGAGCTCGTTTCTAATGCTGTGGATGCCACTCAGAAATTGAAGACATTATCTTCTTTTGGCGATTTCAAAGGTGAGTTAGGCACGATGAATGTCACAGTGTCGATTGATAAAAATAAGGGGACGTTGACTATATCGGATCGCGGTATAGGAATGACAGCCGAAGAGATAGACAAATATATCAATCAAATTGCTTTTTCGGGGGCCGAAGAGTTTTTGGAAAAATATAAAAATGATGCGAATGCCATTATCGGGCATTTCGGGCTGGGATTTTATTCTTCTTTCATGGTTTCCAAAAAAGTAGAAATACGTACATTATCCTATAAAGAAGGAGCCCAAGCAGTCATGTGGAGCTGCGATGGTTCTCCGGCTTACGAGATGACCGATATCGAAAAGAGCGAACGGGGAACAGATATTATTTTATATGTCGATGATGACAATAAGGAATTCCTTGAAGAACAACGTATCGAGACCCTGTTGAAAAAATATTGCCGTTTCTTGCCTGTTCCCGTTGTGTTTGGAAAAGAACAAGAATGGAAAGACGGGAAATATGTCGATACAGACAAGGATAGGGTCATTAATGATATGGAGCCTGCATGGACTCGGAAGCCGACAGATTTGACCGATGAAGATTACAGGAAATTCTATGCCGATCTTTATCCGGGAATAGATGAACCTCTGTTTTGGATTCATTTGAATATCGACTATCCGTTTAAGTTGACGGGAATTCTTTATTTCCCGAAAATCAAAAATAATATCGATATCAATCGATACAAGATACAATTATATTGCAACCAAGTATTCGTTACCGATTCGGTAGAGGGTATCGTTCCTGATTTCCTAATGCTTTTACAGGGTGTGATTGATTCACCCGATATTCCGTTGAATGTTTCGCGTTCATATCTGCAAAGCGATTCTAATGTAAAGAAAATATCGGGGTATATCACTAAAAAGGTTTCAGAGCGTCTGCAAGAGATATTCAACAGCGATCGCAAACAGTTCGAGGAGAAATGGGACGATTTGAAAATCTTCATCGAATATGGTATGCTGTCTGATGAGAAATTCTACGAGCGTGCTCAGAAATTCGTATTATTGAAAGATACGGAGGATAAATATTATACGCTCGATGAATATAAAAAACTGATAGAGGGCAACCAAACCGATAAAGACGGACAACTCGTTTATCTGTATGCCACTGATAAGGAAGCACAATACAGTTATATCGATACGGCTGTATCAAGAGGTTACGATGTACTATTGATGAACGGACAGCTGGATCCTCATTTCATCGGTATGTTGGAGCAGAAATTAGAGAAAAGCCGTTTCGTGCGCGTGGATAGCGATCTGATCGATAAACTAATCAAGAAATCGGATACAACTTCAAATACAGCTCTCGATGAGCAACAGCGCGATATGATGACTTCTGTTTTCAAATCGCAAATCCCTGCTATGGAGAAAAGTGATTTCTTGGTTATGTTCGAGCCCGTAGGTGCGACTGCTCAACCTATCGTTATTACGCAAAATGAATTTATGCGTCGTATGAAAGATATGGCTGCTATACAATCAGGAATGGCTTTCTATGGGGAGCTTCCCGACAGCTATAACCTCATAGTGAACACAGATCACCCTCTTTCGCAAAAGGTTATTGCTGATACCGAAAGTGCTTGTAAGAGTGAATTAACTCCTATATTGGACGAGTTGAAAACTGTCAATGAAGAAATCGAACGGTTACAAGAGGCCAAAAAAGATAAAAAGGACGATGAAATTCCCGTAGCAGATAAGGAGGCTTTGAAGCATGCTGAGGAAAAGGCAAAAGAATTGAGAGCAAAGGAATCGGATATATTGAAGACTTATGCCGACCGGACACCTTTGGTTCGTCAGTTGGTCGACTTGGCTCTGCTTTCCAATAACATGTTGAAGGGAGAGGCTTTGAGTAAATTTATCAAACGGTCGGTTGAAATGCTCTAA
- the gyrA gene encoding DNA gyrase subunit A, with protein sequence MIDQDRILKIDIKQEMQSAYIDYSMSVIVARALPDVRDGFKPVHRRVLFGMDKLGNTSDKPYKKSARIVGDVLGKYHPHGDSSVYFALVRMAQPWSLRYPLVDGQGNFGSVDGDSPAAMRYTEARLSRIAEEMLRDIEKDTVDFTPNFDNTLEEPTVLPTRIPNLLVNGASGIAVGMATNMPPHNLSECIDASVALIDDRELTVEDLMQYIKAPDFPTGGIIYGFAGVKDAFETGRGRIVIRAKAEIEVDSTTGRETIVVSEIPYAVNKSELIKKIADLVEEKRLEGISNINDESDRAGMRIVIEIKRDANASVILNKLFKMTDLQSSFSVNNIALVNGRPQTLNLKQLLEAFVDHRHEVVIRRTRFDLAKAEERAHILEGLIIASDHIDEVVKLIRSSRTREEAKTRLMERFSLSEKQAQAIVDMRLGQLTGLDQDKLRNEYAEVEKMIAYYKEILADESVCMKVVKDELLEIKEKYGDERKTEIIYSSEEFNAEDFYADDEMIITISHMGYIKRTPLSEFRAQNRGGVGAKGSNTREEDFIEYIYPASMHNYMLFFTQKGKCYWLKVYEIPEGAKNSKGRAIQNMLNIESDDKVNAFIRVKKLQDPEYNMSHNLLFCTRKGVIKKTKLEAYSRPRQNGVNAITIREDDQVIQVRLTTEDSQIIIANKNGRAIRFHESAVREMGRNATGVKGMTLDNNGDEVVGMICVNDPEKETIMVVSEQGYGKRSLIEDYRITNRGGKGVKTLNITDKTGCLVAIKCVTDENDLVIINKSGITLRMKVADVRVMGRATQGVRLINLEKRNDEIASVCKVLSESVDENLQDDNVTEVAE encoded by the coding sequence ATGATTGATCAAGATAGAATTTTAAAAATAGACATCAAACAAGAGATGCAATCGGCCTACATCGATTATTCTATGTCGGTGATTGTAGCTCGTGCCTTACCCGATGTAAGAGATGGTTTTAAACCGGTACACCGCAGAGTTCTGTTCGGTATGGACAAATTGGGTAACACATCGGATAAGCCTTATAAGAAATCAGCAAGAATCGTGGGAGATGTGCTGGGTAAATATCACCCGCATGGCGATTCGTCGGTATATTTTGCATTGGTGCGTATGGCGCAACCCTGGTCTTTACGTTATCCTTTGGTCGATGGGCAAGGTAACTTCGGGTCTGTCGACGGCGATAGCCCTGCTGCCATGCGTTATACCGAAGCTCGCCTTTCTCGTATCGCAGAAGAGATGCTTCGAGATATTGAAAAAGATACGGTCGATTTTACTCCAAACTTCGATAACACATTAGAAGAGCCAACTGTTTTGCCGACCCGAATCCCCAACTTACTAGTCAATGGAGCTTCGGGTATTGCTGTGGGTATGGCAACGAATATGCCCCCTCATAACCTGTCGGAATGTATAGATGCTTCTGTCGCCCTAATCGACGACAGAGAATTGACGGTGGAAGACCTGATGCAATATATCAAGGCTCCCGACTTCCCCACAGGAGGTATTATTTATGGTTTTGCAGGGGTAAAAGATGCTTTCGAAACAGGACGGGGCCGAATTGTAATTCGGGCAAAAGCCGAGATTGAAGTAGACAGCACCACAGGGCGGGAGACCATCGTCGTATCTGAAATACCATATGCCGTCAATAAGTCGGAATTGATTAAGAAAATCGCCGATTTGGTGGAAGAAAAACGGTTAGAAGGTATTTCCAACATCAACGATGAATCCGACCGAGCCGGAATGAGAATCGTTATCGAAATAAAACGAGATGCCAATGCAAGCGTTATTTTAAATAAATTATTCAAAATGACCGACTTGCAATCCTCTTTCAGTGTCAATAATATTGCTTTGGTAAACGGACGTCCTCAAACACTAAATCTAAAACAACTGTTAGAGGCGTTTGTGGATCATCGCCACGAAGTCGTTATTCGCCGCACTCGTTTCGATCTGGCGAAAGCCGAAGAAAGGGCGCATATTCTTGAAGGACTTATCATTGCATCCGATCACATAGACGAAGTCGTTAAACTGATTCGGTCATCACGGACTCGTGAAGAAGCCAAGACACGTTTAATGGAGCGATTCTCGTTAAGCGAAAAACAAGCTCAGGCCATCGTAGATATGCGTCTTGGACAGTTGACCGGTTTGGATCAAGACAAACTGAGAAATGAATACGCCGAGGTGGAAAAAATGATTGCCTATTACAAAGAAATTCTCGCCGATGAGTCTGTTTGTATGAAAGTGGTAAAAGACGAGCTTCTCGAAATAAAAGAGAAGTATGGCGACGAACGTAAAACAGAAATCATTTATTCCTCGGAAGAGTTCAATGCTGAGGACTTCTATGCCGACGACGAGATGATTATCACCATATCGCACATGGGGTATATCAAACGGACTCCTCTGTCCGAATTCCGTGCTCAAAATCGAGGAGGAGTCGGAGCAAAAGGAAGCAATACTCGTGAAGAAGATTTCATCGAGTATATCTATCCAGCATCAATGCACAATTATATGTTGTTCTTTACCCAAAAGGGTAAATGCTATTGGCTGAAAGTCTATGAAATCCCCGAAGGTGCTAAAAACTCAAAGGGACGAGCCATTCAGAACATGCTCAATATAGAGTCCGACGACAAGGTAAACGCATTCATTCGGGTAAAAAAATTACAAGACCCCGAATACAATATGTCTCATAACTTACTATTCTGTACGCGTAAAGGTGTAATAAAAAAGACAAAACTCGAAGCCTATTCACGCCCTCGACAGAATGGAGTAAACGCGATTACGATTCGGGAAGACGATCAAGTTATACAAGTGCGTCTCACCACGGAAGACAGCCAAATAATTATCGCCAACAAAAACGGTCGCGCTATTCGATTCCATGAAAGTGCAGTACGCGAAATGGGTCGTAATGCAACAGGTGTAAAGGGTATGACCCTTGACAATAATGGCGACGAAGTGGTAGGAATGATTTGTGTAAACGATCCCGAAAAAGAAACCATCATGGTTGTCTCGGAGCAAGGCTATGGAAAACGCTCTCTTATAGAAGATTATCGGATAACAAACCGAGGAGGGAAAGGCGTAAAAACGCTGAATATTACCGATAAAACAGGCTGTTTGGTAGCGATTAAATGCGTAACAGATGAAAATGATTTGGTAATCATAAACAAATCGGGCATTACTCTACGAATGAAAGTAGCCGACGTACGAGTCATGGGACGAGCAACACAGGGTGTAAGATTAATAAACTTGGAAAAACGTAACGATGAAATAGCATCGGTTTGCAAAGTTTTATCAGAAAGTGTCGATGAAAACTTACAAGACGATAACGTAACCGAAGTTGCCGAATAA
- a CDS encoding THUMP-like domain-containing protein has protein sequence MMYQKSIQDFILEYSDFDTNKLRLKNIQADFDVAWAIQQIEARKKIRDKLPTWASNMNIVFPSILSTEQCSSELTARYKQNLIIPGDTVDLTGGLGVDSFFFSQKSDHVVYVEQLAEYCRAAKQNFKNLCTDNITVTHDDCINFLQNNDRHFQNIYIDPARRGSCNKRIFAIDECEPNVIELMPILFQCGKRIIIKVSPMVDITATLSLLPDISEVHVVSVKNECKELLLVIDTESEKSSDRDTIIHCIQINSFDNISDFTFGIKQEKGLPYSTFCKSIKKYLYEPNTSILKAGAYKSIAIEYNIEKLQTNSHLYTSDNYISNFPGRKFEIIETVTFNSKNIKDIKTKYPQTNLSTRNFPLTTAELQKKLKTKDGGDLYLFATTLSNDNKVLIICKRATNA, from the coding sequence ATGATGTACCAAAAATCTATTCAGGATTTTATTTTAGAATATTCTGATTTTGATACTAATAAGTTACGGTTGAAAAATATCCAAGCTGATTTTGATGTAGCTTGGGCCATTCAACAAATCGAAGCCCGTAAAAAGATACGCGACAAGCTACCTACATGGGCTTCAAACATGAATATTGTTTTCCCATCTATTCTATCGACAGAACAATGTTCCTCGGAACTGACCGCACGATATAAGCAAAATTTGATAATTCCGGGAGATACTGTCGATTTGACCGGAGGCTTAGGTGTAGACAGTTTCTTTTTTTCTCAAAAATCAGATCACGTAGTTTATGTGGAGCAATTAGCCGAATATTGCCGAGCGGCAAAACAAAACTTTAAAAACTTATGTACCGATAACATAACCGTTACGCACGACGACTGCATAAACTTTCTACAAAATAACGATCGACATTTTCAAAATATATATATCGATCCTGCGAGAAGAGGCTCCTGCAATAAACGGATATTCGCTATCGACGAATGTGAGCCTAATGTAATAGAGCTTATGCCTATACTTTTCCAATGCGGGAAACGTATCATAATAAAGGTATCTCCTATGGTCGATATAACAGCTACCCTTTCTCTCTTACCAGATATTTCAGAGGTACATGTTGTATCCGTAAAAAACGAATGTAAGGAATTATTATTAGTCATCGATACCGAGTCGGAAAAATCGAGTGATCGAGATACGATTATTCATTGTATACAAATCAATTCTTTTGACAATATATCGGATTTCACGTTTGGAATAAAACAAGAAAAAGGCCTTCCCTACTCGACTTTTTGTAAAAGTATAAAGAAATACCTCTATGAGCCCAACACATCTATACTCAAAGCAGGAGCTTATAAATCTATCGCTATTGAATATAACATAGAAAAGTTACAAACCAATAGCCATTTATATACTTCGGACAACTACATCTCTAATTTTCCGGGACGGAAATTTGAGATCATAGAAACAGTTACATTCAATTCGAAAAATATAAAAGATATCAAAACGAAATATCCTCAGACAAACCTATCGACACGTAATTTTCCCCTAACCACAGCAGAATTACAGAAAAAGTTAAAGACCAAGGACGGAGGTGATTTATATCTTTTCGCCACAACCCTATCGAATGACAACAAAGTATTAATTATCTGCAAGAGAGCGACTAACGCTTAA
- a CDS encoding tetratricopeptide repeat protein codes for MKKTTLTVVLLLSIICAFGQKKAVNRAFSEAKMEKPNFQEARDNIKGALTNPETKDDAKTWYVAGFVENSYFEKDNVQKTLGMTLKDGDGPMYDALVKSYEYFLQAIALDTLPNEKGKIKPRYVKDIRKTLKQNIDGYANAGVYYFTQKEYKKAYDVWGIYLNIPKMSIMKGEKEGLPADSTLAILEFNRALAALQTNDTTLAIKALNEAKGNGYNQNDIYKYLVYEYEMTQDTANLIKTLQEGEKLFKNEMVEVKDENGNTKMQKENTYTLKLINLYIFSGKYDEAIATLESVLADEPNNAEYWNVKGNLYESQKKYDQSIECFEKAISINPSYADALGSIGRVYFNLAVQKNNEISTITDNAKYTEAREKEVLPLFEKSRPYYEKAYELKPDEPDYKYALRNIYYNLNDAEKLKAIEGQ; via the coding sequence ATGAAAAAAACAACATTAACGGTAGTATTACTGCTTTCTATCATTTGCGCATTTGGTCAAAAGAAAGCTGTAAATAGGGCATTTAGCGAAGCTAAAATGGAAAAACCCAACTTTCAGGAAGCCCGTGATAATATTAAAGGAGCACTAACAAATCCAGAAACTAAGGACGATGCCAAAACTTGGTATGTTGCGGGATTTGTAGAAAACTCTTATTTTGAAAAAGACAATGTTCAGAAAACATTGGGAATGACATTGAAAGACGGTGACGGACCAATGTATGATGCGTTAGTAAAAAGTTATGAATATTTTCTTCAAGCCATCGCATTAGACACTTTGCCCAACGAAAAAGGGAAAATCAAACCCCGATATGTCAAAGACATAAGAAAAACATTAAAACAAAACATCGATGGATATGCCAATGCAGGAGTTTATTATTTCACACAAAAAGAGTATAAAAAAGCATACGATGTGTGGGGTATCTATCTAAATATTCCTAAGATGTCTATCATGAAAGGCGAAAAAGAAGGCCTTCCGGCAGATTCAACTCTGGCTATTTTAGAATTTAACAGGGCACTGGCAGCACTTCAAACCAATGATACGACATTAGCCATAAAAGCGTTGAACGAAGCAAAAGGAAATGGATACAATCAAAACGATATCTATAAATATCTCGTATATGAATATGAGATGACACAAGATACGGCCAATCTGATTAAAACACTTCAAGAAGGTGAAAAACTATTCAAAAACGAAATGGTTGAAGTGAAAGACGAGAACGGAAATACCAAAATGCAGAAAGAGAATACCTACACATTGAAGTTGATCAATCTTTATATATTTAGCGGGAAATACGATGAAGCCATAGCTACACTCGAATCTGTATTGGCCGACGAACCTAACAATGCAGAATATTGGAATGTAAAAGGAAATCTGTATGAATCCCAGAAAAAGTACGATCAATCCATAGAATGTTTTGAGAAGGCAATCTCCATAAATCCATCTTATGCCGATGCTTTGGGCAGCATAGGACGTGTTTATTTTAATCTGGCTGTTCAAAAAAATAATGAAATCAGCACGATAACAGACAATGCGAAATATACAGAAGCAAGAGAAAAAGAAGTTCTTCCTTTGTTTGAGAAATCTCGTCCTTATTACGAAAAAGCATATGAATTGAAACCGGACGAACCCGACTATAAATATGCATTACGTAATATCTATTATAATTTGAACGATGCAGAAAAATTAAAAGCTATTGAAGGTCAATAA
- a CDS encoding ATP-dependent Clp protease ATP-binding subunit — MERNFSQHVKEILGYSREEAERLQNSNIVPEHLLLGIIRDGANRAVDVLVGLGASLRTLKSSLENELSASNNHMEQTNELTISKSTDRVLKMSMLEARFMKSSETDTEHLLLAILKEPDSSAAKILNTNDITYDEVAAFLKGNEKPDFPSPSMGAGFTDDDDDELEEDRNYRREQQSGNSTTAQRSNNETPVLDNFGTDMTKAAEEGRLDPVVGRENEIERLAQVLSRRKKNNPVLIGEPGVGKSAIVEGLALRIVQRKVSRVLFDKRLVSLDMASIVAGTKYRGQFEERIKAILNELSKNPNIILFIDEIHTIVGGGGATGSLDAANMLKPALSRGEIQCIGATTLDEYRKNIEKDGALERRFQKIMVEPTTPEETLQILNNIKGRYEDHHNVTYTDDALEACVKLTDRYISDRNFPDKAIDALDEAGARVHVSNIIVPKEIESLEAQIETCREDKINAVKSQNYELAASFRDKEKELQLSLESAKANWERQMQQHREIVNEEKVAEVVAMMTGVPVQRIAQAEGNKLLAMSGELKREIIGQDDAVDKIVKAIQRNRVGLKDPGKPIGTFMFLGPTGVGKTHLAKKLAEYLFDSKDALIRIDMSEYMEKFTVSRLVGAPPGYVGYEEGGQLTEKVRRKPYSVVLLDEIEKAHPDVFNLLLQVLDEGRLTDSLGRRIDFKNTILIMTSNIGTRQLKDFGQGVGFSTNTVSEKDYSRGVIQKALNRAFSPEFLNRIDDIVMFDQLDKESIFKIIDLELSGFYKRVETLGYHLTITDDAKNFIAEKGYDIQFGARPLKRAIQKYLEDELAEMIIRATVQEGDTIVVDFDKENQKIVSSIHNSQTK; from the coding sequence ATGGAAAGAAACTTCTCACAACATGTTAAGGAAATTCTCGGTTATAGCCGGGAAGAGGCTGAACGCCTCCAAAATTCCAACATTGTTCCCGAGCATTTATTGTTAGGAATTATACGTGACGGCGCAAATCGTGCTGTCGATGTATTGGTCGGGCTCGGAGCTTCCCTCCGAACACTGAAAAGTTCATTGGAAAATGAACTGTCCGCTTCCAATAATCACATGGAACAAACGAATGAGTTGACTATTAGTAAAAGCACAGATAGAGTTTTAAAGATGAGTATGCTTGAAGCTCGATTTATGAAAAGTTCGGAGACAGACACCGAACATTTATTGTTGGCTATATTGAAAGAGCCGGACTCTTCTGCTGCAAAAATTTTAAACACGAATGACATAACTTATGACGAAGTGGCAGCTTTTTTAAAAGGTAATGAGAAGCCGGATTTCCCTTCGCCGAGCATGGGCGCCGGATTTACGGACGATGATGACGACGAATTGGAGGAAGACCGAAATTATCGGAGGGAACAGCAAAGCGGAAATAGTACGACTGCTCAGCGTAGTAATAATGAAACTCCCGTATTGGACAACTTTGGGACCGATATGACAAAGGCTGCCGAAGAAGGTCGGCTCGACCCTGTTGTCGGACGTGAAAATGAAATTGAACGATTGGCACAAGTATTGAGCCGAAGAAAAAAGAATAATCCGGTTCTTATAGGGGAACCCGGCGTAGGAAAATCTGCAATAGTAGAAGGTCTTGCTTTGAGAATCGTGCAACGTAAAGTGTCGAGGGTGCTATTCGATAAGAGACTTGTCTCTCTCGACATGGCCTCGATTGTAGCAGGAACAAAATATAGAGGACAATTCGAGGAGCGTATAAAAGCAATTCTAAATGAGTTGTCGAAGAATCCGAATATTATTTTATTTATCGACGAGATTCATACTATTGTCGGTGGAGGTGGAGCCACAGGGTCTCTTGATGCTGCCAATATGTTAAAACCGGCTCTTTCGCGGGGAGAGATTCAGTGTATCGGAGCTACAACACTCGATGAATATAGGAAAAATATAGAAAAAGATGGTGCTTTGGAACGCCGTTTCCAAAAGATTATGGTCGAGCCTACAACTCCCGAGGAGACTCTGCAAATCCTCAATAATATAAAAGGTAGATACGAGGATCATCATAATGTCACCTATACCGATGATGCATTGGAGGCGTGTGTCAAATTGACAGACCGTTACATAAGTGACCGTAATTTCCCGGACAAAGCCATTGATGCATTGGACGAAGCCGGGGCGCGAGTGCATGTTTCTAATATTATTGTCCCCAAAGAAATCGAAAGTTTGGAGGCTCAAATAGAGACTTGCCGGGAAGATAAAATAAATGCTGTTAAATCCCAAAACTATGAGCTTGCGGCGAGTTTTAGAGACAAGGAAAAAGAATTGCAACTTTCCCTTGAATCGGCGAAAGCAAACTGGGAAAGGCAGATGCAACAACATAGAGAGATTGTCAATGAGGAAAAGGTTGCCGAAGTTGTCGCTATGATGACTGGTGTCCCGGTGCAGCGTATCGCACAAGCTGAGGGAAATAAACTTTTAGCTATGTCGGGAGAGTTGAAGCGCGAAATTATCGGGCAAGATGATGCTGTCGATAAAATTGTAAAAGCGATACAGCGAAATCGTGTAGGATTAAAGGATCCGGGGAAACCTATCGGCACTTTCATGTTTTTGGGCCCTACGGGTGTGGGTAAGACTCATTTAGCAAAAAAATTGGCCGAATACTTATTTGACTCGAAAGATGCTCTTATCCGAATAGACATGAGTGAATATATGGAGAAATTTACTGTGTCCAGACTGGTCGGAGCCCCTCCGGGATATGTGGGATATGAGGAAGGAGGACAGTTAACGGAGAAAGTGAGACGCAAACCCTATTCGGTTGTGCTGCTCGATGAAATAGAAAAGGCTCACCCCGATGTCTTTAATCTATTGTTGCAAGTCTTAGACGAAGGACGCCTAACCGATAGCTTGGGGCGTAGAATCGATTTTAAGAATACGATTCTGATTATGACATCTAATATCGGTACGCGTCAATTAAAGGATTTTGGACAAGGAGTAGGATTCTCGACTAATACTGTTTCGGAAAAGGATTATTCGAGGGGCGTTATACAAAAGGCGTTGAATAGAGCTTTCTCTCCCGAATTTTTAAATCGTATCGACGATATTGTAATGTTCGACCAATTGGATAAAGAATCTATTTTCAAAATTATCGATTTGGAACTAAGCGGATTTTACAAACGGGTGGAAACACTGGGTTATCATCTGACTATTACCGACGATGCCAAAAACTTTATTGCCGAAAAGGGGTATGATATTCAGTTCGGAGCACGACCTCTAAAACGGGCCATACAGAAATACCTCGAAGATGAACTTGCCGAAATGATTATTCGGGCGACGGTTCAAGAAGGTGATACTATTGTCGTTGATTTTGATAAGGAGAATCAGAAGATCGTGTCTTCGATTCATAATTCCCAAACGAAATGA